In Dermacentor silvarum isolate Dsil-2018 chromosome 2, BIME_Dsil_1.4, whole genome shotgun sequence, the following proteins share a genomic window:
- the LOC119441287 gene encoding putative nuclease HARBI1: MSRKGDYAENCMFICDADMSILSVYPMRPGSDHDSFVWRTTWLRRRFPAGRIANPGVCLISNSCYLLDPWLLTLVPGHPPMQTAEGKYNTAHATLRSVVERRIGLLMSRFRCLQRYLHPPLRARTCGQHCRRMCCVAHTTFGCLRVTKTTMMKVMTTAAPAVVASSITMATPYHTVCPETGGLN, translated from the exons ATGTCTCGGAAGGGCGACTACGCCGAAAACTGCATGTTC ATCTGCGACGCAGACATGAGCATCCTGAGCGTGTATCCCATGCGACCGGGGTCGGATCACGACTCATTCGTCTGGCGGACGACATGGCTGCGCCGGCGGTTCCCGGCGGGGCGCATCGCGAATCCCGGTGTATGCCTCATCA GTAATAGCTGCTACCTCTTGGATCCGTGGCTCCTGACCCTGGTTCCCGGCCATCCTCCTATGCAAACAGCCGAGGGGAAGTACAACACAGCACATGCCACCTTGCGTTCCGTAGTGGAGAGGCGTATTGGGCTCTTGATGAGCCGTTTCCGCTGTCTGCAGCGGTACCTGCACCCTCCTCTACGAGCCAGAACGTGCGGCCAACATTGTCGCCGCATGTGCTGTGTTGCACACACAACCTTCGGCTGTCTGAGGgtgacaaagacgacgatgatgaaagtgatgacgacagcagcaccagcagtagTAGCGAGCTCGATAACAATGGCGACCCCATACCACACGGTCTGCCCCGAAACAGGGGGTCTCAATTGA